Genomic window (Acidobacteriota bacterium):
ACGGCGACGGCGACGAAGATGTCTACGTCGCGAACGACACCGACAACAATCAGCTCTGGATTAACGATGGCAAAGGCAAATTCAAGGACGTCGCACAGATCGCGGGAGTCGCCTATAGCGAGACCGGACGCGAGGAAGGTTCGATGGGAGTCGATTTCAACGATTTCGACGGCAATGGCCGGATCGACATCGCGGTCACGAATTTTCAGGACGAAACGACGGCCATTTACAGCCAGACCGAACCGCTCCTTTTCCGCGAGATCTCGGATTCGATCGGCATCGGCCAACCGGCACGCGCCCGGCTAAAATTCGGGATCGATTTTTTCGATGGCGACAACGACGGGGACGAAGATCTGCTGGTTGCCAACGGACATGTCGAGGATAACATCAGCCAGAACTCGGACTCCGTGACGTTCGAACAGCAGAATACCTTGTATGAGAATCTGGGAAACGGCCGGTTTCGCGACGTTAGCGATCTTGCAGGCGATGCGCTGGCCGACAAAAAGGTCTCGCGAGGACTGGTCACCGCCGATTTCGACGGCGACGGCGACCTCGATTTTCTCGTCGTCAACAATGGCGGTTCCGCCCAGATCGCTTTCAACGAAACTGCTTCGAAGGGAAACTTCGTCGGACTCTGGCTCGAAGGGGCGAAAGCCAACCGTAGCGCGATCGGCGCGCGGGTCGTTGCCAAATTTGGCGCGAGGACCATCGAACGCCGCGTTCAGGGCGCGCAGAGTTATTTGTCGGTCAGTGATTTCCGGGTGCATCTCGGTTTGGGCGAAGCGCAGAAGATCGACGAATTGACCATCTTCTGGCCGGGCGGCGGACAGCAATCGATCAAGGACGTCGCCGCCGGAAAGTTCTATCACGTCAAACAGGACGCCGCGCCGGCAGCGTTCGTCCCGGGCGAAAAGCAGTTGAATTAGCAAACGAAATCCGGATTCCCATAATTTATGACTCAACTTCGCTATTCCGCGGCGGTTTGCCAAACGGATCTCGCCAATCCGGTCGAGCGCCGCGGGATGAAAAAGAACACCGACCGTATCCTGCAATTGATCGATTCCGCGGTCGTCGGCGCGATGCCGTTTCTGCCGGTCAGGCTGATAGTCTTTCCCGAGTTCGCGCATTCGGCGCCGGTGTTCGAAAAACTCGCCGATCTGCGCGAGAAACTCGCCGTTGAGATCCCGAACGAGCACACCGAACGGCTCGCAAAGAAGGCGAAGGAACACGACGTTTATATCCAGAGCGGTTCGATGCTTGAGATCGATCCGAAGTATCCGGGACACGTTTTCAACACGACCTGCCTGATCGGCCCCGACGGAATCCTTTTCAAGTACCGCAAGGTGAACCCGTGGATTCCGTTCGAGGTGCATTCGTCGCCGCACGACATCGAAGAATATGACGAAGAACTTTTTCCGGTCGCGCGGACCGAGATCGGAAACATCGGCTGCGCGATCTGTTACGACTGGATATTTCCCGAATCGACGCGGCAGTTGGCGATGAACGGCGCGGAGATCCTGGTCCGCGTTTCGGCGTATATGGACCCGTGGAACGCGTCCGAGCCGATGGACTGGTGGACGGTCGTCAACCGTTGCCGGGCGCTTGAGAACGTCGCGTACGTCGCGGCGTCCAACCAGGCGGCGAGTCTGAGCCATTATCCGCCGTATTCGTGGTCGGGCGGTTCGATGATCGTCGATTTCGACGGGCGTGTCCTCGCCCGCGCGAGCGAGGGACCGGGCGAACGGATCGTCGTCGCGCCGATCGACATTTCGGCGCTGCGTCACGAACGACAAACCCGCCGCGGCCACAATATGCCGGCGCATCTGAGGACCGAAGCCTATCCGGTCTATCGGGAACATATCTATCCGCCAAAACAACGTGACCGGGGTGAACTCTCTTACGAACTGAACAATGAGTTGATCGACCTCGCGAAGCATAGCCTGGGGAGTTCTGACGAATGATCCATCGACTTAGACCATCGTTAAGGCCTGCTTTTTCGGCCGTCGCGTGCGCCGTTCTTCTGGCGGCGATGGCGGCCTGCCGCCCCGCGATTCCCGAAAAAGCCTCGGGTGAATACGCCGCGGCGATCAAGTCTTTCTATGTCGGTCTCGCGGCGATGCAGGTGGCGGACGATGTGCGCGCGAAGCTGGAACTCGAGAACGCGGTGAAACTCGCGGGCGGCGAACCGGCGGCGTGGGCGAATCTGGGCGTTTTGCAGATGCGTCAGAAAGACTTCGACGCGGCTCTGAAATCGTTGGAACGAGCCCGAGGCCTCGCGCCCGAAAGCGGACGCATTTATGCCAATCTCGCCGTTCTCCAGTCTCAGCGCGGGAATTTCGACGAAGTCCGTAAGAATCTCTTGAAGGCGATCGAAGTCGATCCGTCGGACGCGAAACCGATCTTCGCGCTGGCCGAAGAGTTCGAACGCGATGGCAACGACGCCGATGCGTTGGCGCGATACGAGAGCATTCTCAAGATCTTGCCCGAGAATCCGGCCGTCGTAATCGAAGTAATGCGGCTCGCGGCAAAACGCAACGACCTCCCGAAAGCAAAAGCGGCTTTCGCGATCATCAGGCCGCGCCCTGATTACTGGGAAAAAGAGATCGTTGAACAGCATTCGTCTCTCGCGACGAGCGTCGAGGCCGGCAATACTCGGGAGGTGACCCAGAAGATCGCCTTCTTTCGAAATGTGTTGCTCCGCGTCCCCGAATTCCGCGGCGCGATCGACGACGTCAAGTACAGCAAGACGACGATCGGCGAGCCCTTCACGCGGCCGCTCAAGCTTTCCGTTCCGGACTTTTCGCCGGCGGCGCACGACGAGGAATTGGCCTTCGCCGCGGAGATCGTCGCGGACGAGCGGGCGGCGTTTGCGGCCGCGGTTTTCGCCGACGGAGACTCGGCTCCGGCAGTCGCGTTCGGTTCAGAAGGCGATCTTCGAATCGGCGGCGCTGCGGTTCGGTTCGCGGCGCGCGACATCGCGGCGATCGATATCGATTATGATTTCCGCAACGACTTTGTTGCGGCCGGACCGAAAGGGCTGCGATTCTTCAGCGCCGACCAAGCGGATCTCACCGGCGCAACCAAACTTCCGGCTCCGTTTTTGGCAAAAGGTTTTTCACGGGTTTTCACTTTCGACATCGAGATCGACGGCGATCTAGATCTGCTCACGGTCGGCGAAAACAGTTCGCTTGTCGCGCTGCAAAACAACGCCGACGGAACGTTCAAACAGATCCCGACCTTCGGCGAAGTGTCCGGCGCGACCGATTTCGTGTCGGCTGACGTCGATGAGGACGGCGATATGGACGCCGTGTTTGTCGCCGGAGCAAAATTGCTTGTGTTTTCGAATGAACGAGGCGGTCAGTTTCGCCCGCGAACGGTGCCCGCCGAAACCGCACTCGCGGTCGAGGCCGGCGATCTGAACGGCGACGGCCGGCTCGATCTCGTCGTTCTGCAGCCCGACGGGAAGATCATCCGCACGACGGACAAGGGCGGAAAAACCTGGGAGACGGCGGCGGTTGCCGAATCTGGAAACCTCGACAATCCGTCGTTGGCGATCCAGGATCTCGACAACAACGGCGCGGTCGACATCGTCTGCGGCGGCCGAATCTGGCTGACGGGCCGCGATGGAAAGGTCCGCGAACTGAAGAACCGGATCGACGGGCGCGTCGAATCGGCGGCCGATCTTGATGCCGACGGCCGACTCGATCTCGTCGGCCTCGATGCGGCCGGCCGGCCCGCGCGTTGGCTCAATCGCGGAAGCAAACCGTACGGCTGGCAGATCATACGGCCCCGTTCGGCGAAAGCGCAGGGTGACCAGCGGGTGAACTCGTTCGGCATCGGCGGCGAGATGGAACTGCGCTCCGGACTGCTCGCGCAGAAACGGCCGATCGCGTCGCCGCAGGTTCATTTCGGGCTCGGCGAACAGACTTCGACCGACCTCTTGCGCGTAATCTGGGGAAACGGCTTCATCCAGGCGGAGTTCGATCTCGCAAAAGACCAGCAGATACTTGTTAAACAGCGCCTGACGGGTTCGTGCCCGCACCTTTTTGCGTGGAACGGCTCGGAGTTCAAACTCGTCAAAGATGCCGCTCCGCTTGCGACGTCGCTCGGACTTAGGGTCTCCGACAAGGAGATACTGCCGGTCACGCAGACCGAAGAATGGTACAAGATCCCGGGCGAAGCGCTCGCTCCAAAGGATGGATTTTACGAATTGCGTGTCACCGACGAACTTTGGGAAAGCTATTACGTCGACCATTATTCCCTGTTGGCCGTCGATCATCCCGTCGGAACCGAGGTCTTCGCGAACGAGCTGTACCCGATCCCGACCCCTTTGAGGCTTCATTCGACATCGGTTCCAAGACGTTTCGCTTCGGCGACGGATGAAAAAGGCAACGATGTCGCGGCGTTGGTCTCGGAAGCGGACGAGGTTTATCTTGACACGTTCGCCGACGGCCGTTATCAAGGCGTCGCCGAAGAGCATTTCGTCGAACTCGAACTTCCGGCCGACGCCCCGCGCGACACGGGCGTGAAGATCATCGCGGACGGTTGGCTGCACCCGACCGACACTTCCTTGAACGTCGCCATCAGCCAGAGCGGATTCGAGAAGCCGAAAGGACTGAGCCTCGACGTCCAGGACGCGAACGGAAGATGGCGGACCGTCAAAGACGACTTTGGCGTCCCGGCCGGAAAGCTGAAGACGATCGTCGTCGAATTGCCGCCGGGCATAAGACGCGCGCGGCTGCGGACAAATATGGAGATCTTCTGGGACAAACTCGCGTGGGCCGAAACGGTGTCCGACGAATCTTACGGCTACCAACGGATCGATCTCGCCGATGCCGAATTGAATTTTCGCGGCTTCTCGGTGATTGAAAAGAAAGGCGAATCGGCACCCGAAATTCCGGATTACAACCGACTTGCGACGACGATCGAGCGTTGGCGGAGCATCGAAGGTTATTACACGCGGTACGGTTCGATCCGCGAACTGCTTGCATCTGCCGACGATCGTTACGCGATCGTAAGTTCGGGCGACGAAATGCGCTTGCGTTTTCGGGAACTGCCGCCCGTCAAACCCGGTTTCACGCGTGATTTCGTTTTTGTCGGCGTCGGGTGGATCAAGGAAGGCGATTACAATAATCTGTATTCGAAAACCGTCTTGCCGCTGCCGACGCACGCGACCAACGACTATTCGCGCCCGCCGGGCCGGCTCGAAGACGACCCCGTTTTTCAACGGAACAAGCGGGACTGGATCGATTTT
Coding sequences:
- a CDS encoding nitrilase, which codes for MTQLRYSAAVCQTDLANPVERRGMKKNTDRILQLIDSAVVGAMPFLPVRLIVFPEFAHSAPVFEKLADLREKLAVEIPNEHTERLAKKAKEHDVYIQSGSMLEIDPKYPGHVFNTTCLIGPDGILFKYRKVNPWIPFEVHSSPHDIEEYDEELFPVARTEIGNIGCAICYDWIFPESTRQLAMNGAEILVRVSAYMDPWNASEPMDWWTVVNRCRALENVAYVAASNQAASLSHYPPYSWSGGSMIVDFDGRVLARASEGPGERIVVAPIDISALRHERQTRRGHNMPAHLRTEAYPVYREHIYPPKQRDRGELSYELNNELIDLAKHSLGSSDE
- a CDS encoding VCBS repeat-containing protein; translation: MIHRLRPSLRPAFSAVACAVLLAAMAACRPAIPEKASGEYAAAIKSFYVGLAAMQVADDVRAKLELENAVKLAGGEPAAWANLGVLQMRQKDFDAALKSLERARGLAPESGRIYANLAVLQSQRGNFDEVRKNLLKAIEVDPSDAKPIFALAEEFERDGNDADALARYESILKILPENPAVVIEVMRLAAKRNDLPKAKAAFAIIRPRPDYWEKEIVEQHSSLATSVEAGNTREVTQKIAFFRNVLLRVPEFRGAIDDVKYSKTTIGEPFTRPLKLSVPDFSPAAHDEELAFAAEIVADERAAFAAAVFADGDSAPAVAFGSEGDLRIGGAAVRFAARDIAAIDIDYDFRNDFVAAGPKGLRFFSADQADLTGATKLPAPFLAKGFSRVFTFDIEIDGDLDLLTVGENSSLVALQNNADGTFKQIPTFGEVSGATDFVSADVDEDGDMDAVFVAGAKLLVFSNERGGQFRPRTVPAETALAVEAGDLNGDGRLDLVVLQPDGKIIRTTDKGGKTWETAAVAESGNLDNPSLAIQDLDNNGAVDIVCGGRIWLTGRDGKVRELKNRIDGRVESAADLDADGRLDLVGLDAAGRPARWLNRGSKPYGWQIIRPRSAKAQGDQRVNSFGIGGEMELRSGLLAQKRPIASPQVHFGLGEQTSTDLLRVIWGNGFIQAEFDLAKDQQILVKQRLTGSCPHLFAWNGSEFKLVKDAAPLATSLGLRVSDKEILPVTQTEEWYKIPGEALAPKDGFYELRVTDELWESYYVDHYSLLAVDHPVGTEVFANELYPIPTPLRLHSTSVPRRFASATDEKGNDVAALVSEADEVYLDTFADGRYQGVAEEHFVELELPADAPRDTGVKIIADGWLHPTDTSLNVAISQSGFEKPKGLSLDVQDANGRWRTVKDDFGVPAGKLKTIVVELPPGIRRARLRTNMEIFWDKLAWAETVSDESYGYQRIDLADAELNFRGFSVIEKKGESAPEIPDYNRLATTIERWRSIEGYYTRYGSIRELLASADDRYAIVSSGDEMRLRFRELPPVKPGFTRDFVFVGVGWIKEGDYNNLYSKTVLPLPTHATNDYSRPPGRLEDDPVFQRNKRDWIDFHTRYVAPDAFRNAVRK
- a CDS encoding CRTAC1 family protein, producing MKQLILISAVTMVLTGCGGSVSKTGPAADSLTGLRFADATARSGIDFKQVPTRTDNKWIPEIMGSGAAVADFNRDGAPDVIIVNGGAVGAVSRPENARTRLYINDGKGAFADKTDDWKLSSVGYGQGAAVGDIDNDGFPDLLLTELGGDNRLFRNTGSAFEDVTEKSGLKSDGKWATSAGFADFDNDGNLDLWIVRYVEFDPKTATKVFRNRLMIYPTPTLYASIADQLWRNTGGGKFVDVSEASGIKAEPSKGLALGITDIDGDGDEDVYVANDTDNNQLWINDGKGKFKDVAQIAGVAYSETGREEGSMGVDFNDFDGNGRIDIAVTNFQDETTAIYSQTEPLLFREISDSIGIGQPARARLKFGIDFFDGDNDGDEDLLVANGHVEDNISQNSDSVTFEQQNTLYENLGNGRFRDVSDLAGDALADKKVSRGLVTADFDGDGDLDFLVVNNGGSAQIAFNETASKGNFVGLWLEGAKANRSAIGARVVAKFGARTIERRVQGAQSYLSVSDFRVHLGLGEAQKIDELTIFWPGGGQQSIKDVAAGKFYHVKQDAAPAAFVPGEKQLN